One Nomascus leucogenys isolate Asia chromosome 22a, Asia_NLE_v1, whole genome shotgun sequence DNA segment encodes these proteins:
- the DIO2 gene encoding type II iodothyronine deiodinase isoform X1 yields the protein MGILSVDLLITLQILPVFFSNCLFLALYDSVILLKHVVLLLSRSKSTRGEWRRMLTSEGLRCVWKSFLLDAYKQLNCPPSGFSKDGHILULVYEAYKSRLLVYSHLDLWMVKLGEDAPNSSVVHVSSAEGGDNSGNGTQEKIAEGAACHLLDFASPERPLVVNFGSATUPPFTSQLPAFRRLVEEFSSVADFLLVYIDEAHPSDGWAIPGDSSLSFEVKKHQNQEDRCAAAQQLLERFSLPPQCRVVADRMDNNANIAYGVAFERVCIVQRQKIAYLGGKGPFSYNLQEVRHWLEKNFSKRUKKTRLAG from the exons atGGGCATCCTCAGCGTAGACTTGCTGATCACACTGCAAATTCTGCCAGTTTTTTTCTCCAACTGCCTCTTCCTGGCTCTCTATGACTCGGTCATTCTACTCAAGCACGTGGTGCTGCTGTTGAGCCGCTCCAAGTCCACTCGCGGAGAGTGGCGGCGCATGCTGACCTCAGAGGGACTGCGCTGCGTCTGGAAGAGCTTCCTCCTCGATGCCTACAAACAG ctaAATTGTCCTCCATCAGGTTTTAGCAAAGATGGACACATTTTATGACTAGTATATGAAGCTTATAAAAGCAGACTACTGGTCTACTCACATTTGGATTTATGGATG GTGAAATTGGGTGAGGATGCCCCCAATTCCAGTGTGGTGCATGTCTCCAGTGCAGAAGGAGGTGACAACAGTGGCAATGGTACCCAGGAGAAGATAGCTGAGGGAGCCGCATGCCACCTTCTTGACTTTGCCAGCCCTGAGCGCCCACTAGTGGTCAACTTTGGCTCAGCCACTTGACCTCCTTTCACGAGCCAGCTGCCAGCCTTCCGCAGACTGGTGGAAGAGTTCTCCTCGGTGGCTGACTTCCTGCTGGTCTACATTGATGAGGCTCATCCATCAGATGGCTGGGCGATACCTGGGGACTCCTCTTTGTCTTTTGAGGTGAAGAAGCACCAGAACCAGGAAGATCGATGTGCAGCAGCCCAGCAGCTTCTGGAGCGTTTCTCCTTGCCGCCCCAGTGCCGAGTTGTGGCTGACCGCATGGACAATAACGCCAACATAGCTTACGGGGTAGCCTTTGAACGTGTGTGCATTGTGCAGAGACAGAAAATTGCTTATCTGGGAGGAAAGGGCCCCTTCTCCTACAACCTTCAAGAAGTCCGGCATTGGCTGGAGAAGAATTTCAGcaagagatgaaagaaaactagATTAGCTGGTTAA
- the DIO2 gene encoding type II iodothyronine deiodinase isoform X2: MGILSVDLLITLQILPVFFSNCLFLALYDSVILLKHVVLLLSRSKSTRGEWRRMLTSEGLRCVWKSFLLDAYKQVKLGEDAPNSSVVHVSSAEGGDNSGNGTQEKIAEGAACHLLDFASPERPLVVNFGSAT, from the exons atGGGCATCCTCAGCGTAGACTTGCTGATCACACTGCAAATTCTGCCAGTTTTTTTCTCCAACTGCCTCTTCCTGGCTCTCTATGACTCGGTCATTCTACTCAAGCACGTGGTGCTGCTGTTGAGCCGCTCCAAGTCCACTCGCGGAGAGTGGCGGCGCATGCTGACCTCAGAGGGACTGCGCTGCGTCTGGAAGAGCTTCCTCCTCGATGCCTACAAACAG GTGAAATTGGGTGAGGATGCCCCCAATTCCAGTGTGGTGCATGTCTCCAGTGCAGAAGGAGGTGACAACAGTGGCAATGGTACCCAGGAGAAGATAGCTGAGGGAGCCGCATGCCACCTTCTTGACTTTGCCAGCCCTGAGCGCCCACTAGTGGTCAACTTTGGCTCAGCCACTTGA